One genomic window of Magnetococcus sp. PR-3 includes the following:
- the gloB gene encoding hydroxyacylglutathione hydrolase, which yields MTANLDITPLRAWEDNYIWCFPTDTNQVAVVDPGQAEPVEMYLQQHQLTLSHILITHHHGDHIEGVERLRRKHRARVLGAKADQARLPALDEALEGGQQVTVGPHTAQIFATPGHTSGHICYLIGDALFAGDTLFSYGCGRLFEGSPEQMWQSLQQLRALPDHTRLCCAHEYTLTNLRFGQSLPGHKTTLQPLVEDALQKQKVGTPTLPNRLAIEKQHNPFLRCDDADFRTMIGQQNATAEACFAHIRQLRNQF from the coding sequence ATGACCGCAAACCTGGACATCACCCCCCTCCGAGCTTGGGAGGATAACTATATCTGGTGTTTTCCTACAGACACCAACCAAGTGGCTGTGGTTGACCCAGGGCAAGCCGAACCGGTAGAAATGTACCTTCAACAGCATCAACTGACCCTTTCTCATATTCTGATCACCCACCACCATGGGGACCATATTGAAGGGGTTGAACGCTTAAGACGCAAGCATCGTGCCCGGGTTTTAGGAGCGAAAGCGGATCAAGCCCGCCTACCTGCACTGGATGAAGCCTTGGAGGGCGGCCAGCAGGTTACCGTGGGCCCACATACGGCTCAAATTTTTGCCACACCTGGCCATACATCTGGACATATCTGCTACCTTATTGGTGACGCTCTTTTTGCGGGGGATACGCTGTTTAGCTATGGGTGTGGCCGTCTGTTCGAAGGATCCCCCGAACAGATGTGGCAAAGCCTGCAACAACTCCGAGCCTTACCAGACCACACTCGTCTCTGTTGCGCCCATGAGTATACACTGACCAATTTACGGTTTGGCCAAAGCTTACCTGGCCACAAGACCACTCTACAGCCACTCGTAGAGGATGCCTTACAAAAACAAAAGGTGGGAACCCCTACCCTGCCCAACCGTTTAGCCATTGAGAAACAGCACAATCCGTTTCTGCGCTGTGATGATGCTGACTTCCGTACCATGATCGGCCAGCAAAACGCCACGGCAGAAGCCTGTTTTGCCCACATACGTCAACTTCGCAACCAATTTTAA
- a CDS encoding methyltransferase domain-containing protein, producing MNLEALSLQRWYGTNQGYCVSDILGGTLKSWLKDRPVETTVALGYPQPYLPELTSASARLLVGTPAEMGVVRRASCDGCYGQLILRPDALPVADASVDRVVMLHVLEGLGDINSVLREVWRVLKPGGRLLCMVPNRGGWWARRDGSPFGLGRPFSPRQLSEQLEEAFFITRQTSFALFMPPFSNPRFLKGAGRWEKAGQRWFAPLGGVIFCEAEKLVYAMTPLKAQTVDRKVAVPLIERDALSKQHRHSFSGDKDV from the coding sequence ATGAACCTGGAAGCGCTCTCTCTTCAGCGTTGGTATGGCACCAACCAGGGCTATTGTGTCAGTGATATCCTGGGTGGCACCCTAAAAAGCTGGCTTAAGGATCGTCCGGTTGAGACAACGGTCGCACTGGGCTACCCTCAGCCCTATTTGCCAGAGTTAACCTCAGCCAGTGCGCGTTTGCTGGTGGGTACACCTGCCGAAATGGGTGTGGTACGCCGGGCCAGTTGTGATGGATGTTATGGTCAGTTGATTTTAAGGCCCGACGCACTGCCCGTTGCCGATGCTTCGGTAGATCGGGTGGTGATGCTTCATGTGCTGGAGGGGTTGGGCGACATTAACAGTGTGTTGCGGGAAGTCTGGCGCGTTCTAAAGCCTGGCGGACGTTTACTCTGCATGGTGCCTAATCGTGGGGGGTGGTGGGCGCGTCGGGATGGTTCTCCTTTTGGTTTGGGGCGCCCTTTTTCACCGCGGCAGCTCAGTGAGCAGTTGGAAGAGGCTTTTTTTATCACCCGACAAACCTCTTTTGCGCTTTTTATGCCCCCTTTTTCAAACCCCCGTTTTCTTAAAGGAGCTGGGCGTTGGGAGAAAGCTGGCCAACGTTGGTTTGCCCCCTTGGGTGGCGTTATCTTTTGTGAGGCAGAAAAACTGGTCTATGCCATGACACCATTGAAAGCACAAACAGTGGACCGTAAAGTGGCGGTACCTTTAATTGAGCGGGATGCGCTGTCTAAACAGCATCGACACAGTTTTTCTGGAGACAAGGATGTCTGA
- the xerD gene encoding site-specific tyrosine recombinase XerD: MSDHRLMERFLDELLIEHGLSANTLAAYRRDLDGLRSFCAGRDLTLPQVQRQHILEYIGELAQKSRTPATVARKMSAMRRLFRHLVDKGIRTEDPTGGVSRPKPQRKLPNTLTEEETETLLYAPDTSTELGMRDTAMLELMYATGLRVSELVTLTMDGLDEENGFVRVVGKGDKERIVPMGEAATEMVIRYRHLARGVLLKGGRSNDLFLSNRGAAMTRHNFWHIVKRYARESGIMKPLSPHGIRHAFATHLLNHGADLRAVQMMLGHADISTTEIYTHVANARLKKLHDQLHPRG, encoded by the coding sequence ATGTCTGACCATCGGTTGATGGAGCGCTTTTTGGATGAGCTACTTATTGAGCATGGCTTATCGGCCAATACGTTGGCGGCGTACCGGCGGGACCTGGATGGCCTGAGAAGCTTTTGTGCCGGGCGGGATTTAACCCTGCCTCAGGTGCAGCGCCAGCATATACTTGAGTATATTGGAGAGCTGGCGCAAAAAAGCCGTACCCCAGCTACGGTGGCCCGTAAAATGTCGGCCATGCGCCGTCTGTTCCGTCATTTGGTGGACAAAGGCATCCGTACGGAAGATCCCACCGGCGGTGTTTCCCGCCCTAAGCCGCAGCGTAAATTGCCCAATACCCTGACAGAAGAGGAGACGGAGACGCTTCTTTATGCACCGGATACATCGACAGAACTGGGTATGCGCGATACCGCCATGCTGGAGTTGATGTATGCTACGGGGCTGCGGGTCTCAGAACTGGTTACCCTGACTATGGATGGCCTGGATGAAGAAAATGGTTTTGTCAGGGTGGTGGGTAAAGGGGATAAAGAGCGTATTGTACCCATGGGGGAAGCAGCGACCGAAATGGTGATCCGCTATCGGCATCTGGCCCGGGGGGTGCTGCTAAAAGGGGGGCGGAGCAATGACCTTTTTTTAAGTAACCGTGGTGCGGCCATGACACGGCATAATTTCTGGCATATCGTTAAGCGATATGCGCGAGAATCTGGCATTATGAAGCCACTTTCTCCCCACGGCATCCGGCACGCCTTTGCGACCCACCTGCTTAACCATGGTGCCGATTTGCGAGCGGTACAAATGATGTTGGGTCATGCCGATATTTCAACGACGGAAATCTATACCCATGTGGCCAATGCTCGTTTGAAAAAGCTGCATGATCAGCTACACCCGAGAGGGTGA
- a CDS encoding SDR family NAD(P)-dependent oxidoreductase, whose amino-acid sequence MSEEYEWTPPEEKHAGARLASGVKGALALFLASPFIIVLLFLWPIYRWVEVKQGHPEPEPFWTPLKAHFFPGSVTEKTVQQDLLPSEREARRAAYREAALEGGYAGPEEEPVPALHAPIVLSPQAPSAGGEQRVALVTGGTSKLGQAIVQALVQQNYRVALVCFSSMEQAEAQVKPLCETGEQVHPFQCDLQDPDAMDALIASVVRHFGQLDVVIHNAARFTPTSEDNLNWANFENLFKVNAMAPLWLSLKAAPWMRSSPGGGGQIIQIGDIWGERPLVGHCAYSSSKAALHMAGRSLARELAPDIRVNTIAPGAVFPQGENDRGYQMLLSNTPLAAEAGPTAVITALNYLLATPFVTGEVMHVDGGRLLR is encoded by the coding sequence GTGTCTGAAGAGTATGAGTGGACCCCACCGGAAGAGAAGCATGCGGGTGCCCGGCTGGCCAGCGGTGTTAAAGGGGCTTTGGCACTGTTTTTAGCCTCACCCTTTATTATCGTGCTTCTGTTTTTATGGCCGATCTATCGCTGGGTCGAGGTTAAACAGGGGCACCCGGAACCTGAACCTTTTTGGACCCCCCTAAAAGCCCATTTTTTTCCAGGTTCGGTGACTGAAAAAACGGTGCAGCAGGATCTTTTGCCCTCTGAGCGGGAAGCCCGACGGGCGGCATATCGTGAGGCCGCTTTGGAAGGGGGCTATGCTGGCCCTGAGGAAGAGCCTGTTCCTGCTCTTCATGCGCCCATTGTTCTTTCTCCGCAAGCACCATCGGCAGGGGGAGAGCAGCGTGTGGCCCTGGTAACAGGTGGGACCAGTAAACTGGGGCAGGCTATTGTTCAGGCATTGGTACAGCAAAATTACCGGGTTGCGTTGGTCTGTTTTTCCTCCATGGAGCAGGCTGAGGCGCAAGTCAAACCTTTGTGTGAGACCGGTGAACAGGTTCACCCTTTTCAGTGTGATTTACAAGATCCAGATGCGATGGATGCCCTGATTGCATCGGTTGTGCGCCACTTTGGGCAGTTGGATGTTGTTATTCACAATGCAGCCCGCTTTACCCCGACCTCTGAAGATAACCTCAATTGGGCCAATTTTGAGAATCTGTTTAAGGTAAACGCCATGGCTCCTTTGTGGCTCTCTCTTAAAGCGGCACCTTGGATGCGCAGCTCCCCTGGGGGCGGCGGACAGATTATTCAAATTGGTGATATTTGGGGGGAGCGACCTCTGGTGGGGCATTGTGCGTATAGCAGCAGTAAGGCAGCCCTTCATATGGCCGGCCGTTCACTGGCGCGTGAGTTGGCGCCAGATATTCGTGTGAATACCATTGCACCAGGGGCGGTTTTTCCACAGGGAGAGAATGATCGGGGTTATCAAATGCTGCTTTCTAATACGCCTCTCGCTGCGGAAGCAGGTCCTACTGCTGTGATTACCGCCTTAAACTATCTGCTGGCCACCCCGTTTGTGACTGGGGAGGTTATGCATGTGGATGGTGGGCGGTTGCTTCGCTAA
- a CDS encoding sodium:proton exchanger — protein sequence MKQFIIDSISPVDMISWAVTALFFCGAALIYGGDVATAFIGAGGVVLTMFLVGTAIEVMIETLKDVKGIGTLTGFLTNGPEALVVIVGLAVGDVLFASSTPLGSNYMNPILLLLAGLTVGRFALIFTVKPLYTWLAIACTAALAGGFYIIPKEHYLYWLIAVLVISAYFFFTRPEEGEEEVDEIVISKAWFFPAFLILLAGGYFLDPVVNFASDASNVPKGVIGFVVLSTLTSWPEFKSTMALLRRNRGTAAILNIVVSNITNLWLAAIGVAVYLAM from the coding sequence ATGAAACAGTTTATAATCGACTCCATCAGTCCGGTGGATATGATCTCGTGGGCCGTGACGGCGCTCTTCTTTTGTGGGGCTGCCTTGATCTATGGGGGAGATGTTGCCACAGCCTTTATCGGTGCAGGTGGTGTGGTCTTAACCATGTTTTTGGTGGGGACCGCCATTGAGGTGATGATTGAGACCCTGAAGGATGTTAAAGGTATTGGGACTTTAACCGGTTTTCTCACCAACGGCCCCGAAGCTTTGGTTGTGATTGTCGGCTTAGCGGTTGGGGATGTGCTGTTTGCCTCTTCAACGCCTCTTGGCTCCAACTACATGAACCCCATACTGCTGCTGTTGGCTGGGTTGACGGTAGGGCGTTTTGCTCTCATCTTTACCGTTAAGCCACTCTATACATGGTTGGCTATTGCATGTACGGCAGCATTGGCAGGGGGGTTTTATATTATCCCCAAAGAACACTACCTTTATTGGTTGATTGCCGTCTTGGTGATTAGCGCCTACTTCTTTTTTACCCGTCCTGAGGAGGGTGAGGAAGAGGTTGATGAGATTGTCATTTCCAAAGCTTGGTTTTTCCCTGCATTTCTTATTCTGCTGGCGGGGGGGTACTTTTTGGATCCTGTGGTGAACTTTGCCTCGGACGCATCCAATGTACCTAAAGGGGTTATTGGTTTTGTGGTGTTATCCACCTTGACCAGTTGGCCTGAATTTAAGTCCACCATGGCCTTGCTAAGGCGTAACCGGGGTACAGCTGCGATCTTGAATATTGTGGTGAGTAACATTACCAACCTATGGTTGGCGGCCATTGGTGTTGCGGTCTATCTGGCCATGTAA
- a CDS encoding MBL fold metallo-hydrolase, whose protein sequence is MTRPAPYIEHGFGITCIDANFHRPRLAACYLMVEGSRAAFIETGTRYSVPAMIQALERNNILPTEVEYVIVTHVHLDHAGGAGQLMQQLPNAKLIVHPRGARHMIDPTKLVAGAKAVYGDASFARTYGAIEPIPAERVIEAGDNDTVDLNGRQLRFVETQGHAKHHFCVWDEKSRGVFTGDSFGISYRETDFVGKHYLFPTTTPVQFDPVELHKTIDRLSDLKPERIFLTHYSMIPFEERLRTDLHRQLDRVVEFTQDAPEEKEARANYLRAQCHQMYTDELVRIGHSDAQAAVLINDWMLMDMEINAQGLEVWLDYQAKQKEKEAG, encoded by the coding sequence ATGACCCGCCCTGCCCCATATATTGAACATGGCTTTGGCATTACCTGTATTGATGCAAATTTTCACCGCCCACGCTTAGCCGCCTGTTACCTAATGGTTGAGGGCAGTCGTGCTGCTTTTATTGAAACCGGTACCCGCTATTCAGTACCCGCCATGATCCAAGCCCTGGAACGTAACAATATTCTGCCTACAGAGGTAGAGTATGTCATCGTGACCCATGTACACCTGGACCATGCAGGAGGCGCAGGGCAGCTGATGCAGCAACTGCCCAATGCCAAGCTGATTGTACACCCCCGTGGTGCACGCCATATGATCGATCCAACGAAGTTGGTTGCAGGGGCCAAAGCGGTTTATGGCGATGCATCCTTTGCCCGCACCTATGGCGCTATTGAACCGATCCCTGCAGAGCGGGTCATTGAAGCTGGGGATAACGACACCGTTGATCTGAATGGTCGCCAACTACGCTTTGTCGAGACCCAAGGCCATGCCAAGCATCACTTTTGTGTCTGGGATGAAAAAAGTCGGGGTGTCTTTACAGGAGACTCCTTTGGTATCTCCTATCGGGAGACCGACTTTGTTGGTAAACACTACCTCTTCCCTACCACCACACCGGTGCAGTTCGACCCGGTTGAACTACATAAGACCATAGACCGGTTATCCGATCTTAAGCCAGAACGCATTTTTCTAACCCACTACAGCATGATCCCTTTTGAAGAACGCTTACGCACCGACCTACACCGTCAACTGGATCGTGTGGTTGAGTTCACTCAGGACGCACCAGAAGAGAAGGAAGCCCGTGCGAACTATCTACGCGCCCAATGCCACCAAATGTACACCGACGAGCTGGTACGTATTGGCCACAGCGATGCACAGGCTGCGGTATTGATTAACGACTGGATGTTAATGGATATGGAGATCAACGCCCAGGGGCTGGAAGTCTGGCTGGATTATCAGGCCAAGCAGAAAGAAAAAGAGGCGGGGTAA
- a CDS encoding glycosyltransferase family 2 protein codes for MSLPYVSVVLPFYNASSTLEEALNSIAKQTLSHFEVVMVDDGSEDQSRAIAHAWCQRDQRFHLCVMPYNQGVSAAMNRGMAEAKATYVARMDADDVMLPERLERQYAHLQQHPDLTLVASCVSLFPEEDITPGFQRYIDWQNRCLSSAHIAHEIYWEAPLANPSVMFVKETVVALGGVLEGDFPEDYELWLRLNAHGYKMEKLPQTLLKWRDSAGRLTRTHPRYSREAFDRIRARYLAKDPRLHQGRPLVIWGAGRPTRKRVAHLLEYGHSVTAWIDIDPKKIGQMLKGVPVQAPTWLEGLQPKPMVLSYVANHGARSKIEPILRKMDYQWGKDYLMVG; via the coding sequence ATGTCGCTACCTTACGTTTCTGTTGTGCTGCCTTTCTATAATGCTTCATCCACACTGGAAGAGGCCCTAAACTCCATTGCCAAGCAAACCCTGTCTCACTTTGAGGTGGTGATGGTTGATGATGGCAGTGAGGATCAGAGCAGAGCCATCGCACATGCTTGGTGTCAGCGCGATCAGCGCTTTCACCTATGTGTAATGCCGTATAATCAGGGTGTTAGTGCTGCTATGAATCGAGGGATGGCAGAAGCCAAGGCAACCTATGTTGCCCGCATGGATGCCGATGATGTCATGTTGCCCGAGCGGCTGGAGCGACAGTATGCACATCTCCAACAGCATCCTGATCTCACACTGGTGGCGAGCTGTGTATCGCTCTTTCCTGAAGAGGATATTACCCCAGGGTTTCAGCGGTATATCGATTGGCAAAACCGATGTCTGAGTTCGGCGCATATTGCGCATGAGATCTATTGGGAGGCGCCCCTAGCAAACCCTAGTGTGATGTTTGTTAAAGAGACTGTTGTTGCCCTGGGCGGTGTTTTAGAAGGGGATTTTCCCGAAGATTATGAGTTGTGGTTACGGTTGAACGCCCATGGTTATAAAATGGAGAAGCTACCGCAAACCTTATTGAAATGGCGGGATAGTGCAGGGCGGTTAACCCGTACCCACCCGCGTTATAGCCGTGAAGCATTTGATCGTATTCGTGCTCGGTATCTGGCCAAGGATCCGCGTCTTCATCAAGGGCGCCCTCTGGTTATTTGGGGGGCTGGGCGGCCGACCCGTAAGCGTGTGGCCCATCTGCTTGAATATGGGCACTCTGTCACAGCTTGGATTGATATTGACCCCAAAAAAATAGGCCAAATGTTAAAGGGTGTACCGGTGCAAGCGCCAACGTGGTTGGAAGGGTTGCAACCAAAACCGATGGTGCTCAGTTATGTGGCCAACCATGGGGCGCGATCGAAAATTGAGCCGATTCTTCGAAAGATGGACTATCAATGGGGCAAAGATTACCTGATGGTGGGGTAA
- a CDS encoding hemerythrin domain-containing protein encodes MPLTAQATDLTFRCRNRTVTFDRDFRLGIEVIDRQHERIFRAALAFQRTLSVTSEWFLIASLILETQSALDEHLGYEEAQMQRAGHRDLVSHKQNHREFRQEIDQLTRDLERVKELPEQRKKKAEAMGGTLAKWLCQHILETDKNDLTFKPVAEVQERSPRYHFKARIILQLTNGQALTGRCENISASGVKLLITNPPTWLKDGELGRISCMASSELKEVPCRIVRCDEQGVALSFLSSQHHSLHEVIKKGGPLTASQE; translated from the coding sequence ATGCCCCTAACGGCTCAAGCTACAGATTTAACTTTTCGCTGCCGAAACCGAACGGTTACGTTTGATCGGGATTTTCGCCTAGGCATTGAGGTTATTGATCGTCAACATGAACGCATTTTTCGTGCTGCTCTGGCCTTTCAGCGTACCTTAAGCGTCACCAGCGAGTGGTTTCTTATTGCCTCCTTAATTCTTGAAACCCAATCAGCGCTGGATGAACATTTAGGCTATGAAGAGGCCCAAATGCAGCGCGCGGGACATAGAGATCTGGTTAGTCACAAACAGAATCATCGTGAATTTCGCCAAGAGATTGATCAGCTAACCAGAGACCTGGAGCGGGTTAAAGAGCTGCCTGAGCAACGCAAGAAAAAAGCTGAAGCCATGGGTGGCACACTGGCAAAATGGCTCTGTCAGCACATTCTAGAAACGGACAAAAACGACCTAACCTTCAAACCTGTTGCAGAGGTCCAGGAACGTTCACCGCGCTACCATTTTAAAGCCCGCATTATTCTACAACTTACCAACGGCCAAGCCTTAACCGGACGTTGCGAGAACATTAGTGCCAGTGGTGTTAAACTGCTTATCACCAACCCTCCCACTTGGTTAAAGGATGGGGAGCTGGGTCGCATCAGTTGCATGGCCTCCTCAGAACTTAAAGAGGTCCCCTGTCGTATTGTACGGTGCGATGAACAAGGGGTTGCACTCTCCTTTCTCTCCTCTCAACACCACTCCTTGCATGAGGTTATTAAAAAAGGCGGGCCACTGACCGCGTCTCAAGAATAA
- the lolA gene encoding outer membrane lipoprotein chaperone LolA: MGKHVLKTLLVFGVLLWAPMVWAADEVSEDVKKAAAAVARLQLFIDGISTIEAVFIQRVRSSDSVEIEESKGRFVALRPGKFRWDYESPEVQHIVCDGETVWLHEPELQQVTRINADRLDRAPAAFLVSKTRIAERFFTKVAHNSKLGLDTIFMTPRTQAAHFKEIAITLDKTASQIQYFEVEDTLGNRSFFQFVGMRMNHRVDADRFEFQIPKGADLIDG; the protein is encoded by the coding sequence ATGGGGAAACATGTTTTAAAGACCTTATTGGTGTTTGGGGTTCTACTCTGGGCTCCCATGGTTTGGGCTGCAGATGAGGTAAGTGAAGATGTTAAGAAGGCAGCGGCTGCGGTGGCACGTCTGCAGCTGTTTATTGATGGTATCTCGACCATAGAAGCCGTGTTTATCCAGCGGGTACGTAGTAGTGACAGTGTAGAGATTGAGGAGAGTAAAGGACGCTTTGTCGCTTTACGCCCAGGCAAGTTCCGCTGGGATTATGAGAGCCCTGAAGTTCAACATATTGTATGTGATGGTGAGACGGTCTGGCTGCATGAACCTGAGCTACAGCAGGTAACCCGTATTAATGCAGACCGTCTGGACCGCGCCCCTGCCGCTTTTTTGGTCTCTAAAACCCGTATTGCAGAGCGTTTTTTCACCAAGGTAGCGCATAATAGTAAGTTGGGGTTGGATACCATTTTTATGACACCACGTACCCAGGCGGCTCATTTTAAAGAGATTGCCATTACGCTGGATAAAACAGCCTCACAAATCCAATATTTTGAAGTGGAAGACACCCTGGGCAACCGCTCTTTTTTTCAGTTTGTAGGCATGCGTATGAACCACCGGGTGGATGCCGATCGTTTTGAGTTTCAAATTCCCAAAGGTGCCGATCTGATTGATGGGTAA
- a CDS encoding YajQ family cyclic di-GMP-binding protein produces the protein MPSFDIVSEVDLQEVDNAVNQAVKEITTRYDFKGSKSTLSREESVIKILADDEYKLEQVVEVLKGKMVRRKVDPNFLDYGTVEPASGAMVRQDVTVKQGIETDLAKKIVKAIKGAKLKVQASIQGEQVRVSGKKRDDLQQTIALVKEQSFDQPLQYMNFRD, from the coding sequence ATGCCCTCTTTTGATATTGTTTCTGAAGTCGACCTGCAGGAAGTGGATAACGCGGTCAACCAAGCGGTGAAAGAGATTACCACCCGCTACGACTTTAAAGGTTCTAAGAGTACACTCTCCCGCGAAGAGTCGGTGATCAAGATCTTGGCCGATGATGAGTATAAACTGGAACAGGTCGTTGAAGTGCTTAAAGGCAAGATGGTCCGCCGCAAAGTTGACCCAAATTTTTTGGATTACGGCACGGTAGAGCCTGCTTCTGGTGCAATGGTTCGTCAGGACGTTACGGTTAAGCAGGGTATTGAGACCGATCTGGCCAAAAAGATTGTTAAGGCGATCAAAGGGGCCAAATTAAAGGTTCAGGCGTCCATTCAAGGGGAGCAAGTGCGGGTTTCCGGTAAAAAGCGCGATGACCTGCAACAGACCATTGCCCTGGTCAAAGAACAGAGTTTTGACCAACCTTTGCAGTACATGAACTTCCGAGACTAA
- the rimO gene encoding 30S ribosomal protein S12 methylthiotransferase RimO, with protein MSGDNPIVPAVSDEFDLGDLDLNFDEPSEVPVETYTAEELANAKGTVGVISLGCSKNTVDSEQMLGRFVSEGYLLVADPMQADMLVVNTCGFIADAERESRESIDEMAHLKKLYPNKKLIVTGCLSQRYGAKLLEDHPQIDLLLGAGKYDTLIPLMEAAEPPPVDQVAEPDAAATHEVPRLITTGESTAYVKIAEGCNNSCTFCIIPKLRGPFRSRTLDDIASEVEQLTESGSDELILISQDTTWYGRDLQERSSLTALLQKILNSCDAPWIRMLYLYPTLVKQELLSLIAQDDRLLPYFDIPLQHADSNVLKRMQRSERLETVRQMVADIRSTVPGAIIRSTFIVGFPGETEQEFQTLLDFIQESQLDWVGVFTYSDEEGTAAFNLPNKVSSTEAESRRERLMAMQQPITSQRLKRWLGQTMAVLVEEFDEEHACFVGRFWGQAPEVDGQVLIQANEALEPGHFVPVSITEVLGYDLYGDLVDLADLPEEV; from the coding sequence ATGAGTGGTGATAATCCCATTGTTCCAGCGGTGAGTGACGAGTTTGATCTGGGAGATCTGGATCTTAACTTTGATGAGCCCAGTGAAGTGCCTGTGGAGACCTATACGGCTGAAGAGCTGGCCAATGCCAAGGGAACTGTGGGTGTGATCTCTCTGGGCTGTTCCAAAAACACGGTAGATTCGGAACAGATGTTGGGTCGCTTTGTGAGTGAAGGGTACCTGCTGGTGGCGGATCCCATGCAGGCGGATATGCTGGTGGTGAACACCTGTGGCTTTATTGCCGATGCCGAGCGGGAGTCCCGTGAAAGCATTGATGAAATGGCCCACCTGAAAAAACTCTATCCCAATAAAAAATTGATTGTGACCGGGTGTCTCTCCCAGCGCTATGGGGCCAAACTGTTGGAGGACCACCCTCAAATTGATCTGCTGTTGGGGGCGGGTAAGTACGATACGTTAATTCCCTTAATGGAAGCGGCGGAGCCTCCACCGGTTGATCAGGTGGCCGAACCAGATGCCGCTGCGACTCATGAAGTCCCCCGTTTGATTACCACAGGGGAGAGCACCGCTTACGTTAAAATTGCCGAAGGGTGCAACAACAGCTGTACCTTCTGCATTATCCCTAAGCTACGGGGTCCCTTCCGCTCTCGTACCTTGGATGATATCGCCTCTGAGGTTGAGCAGCTGACGGAGTCGGGGAGTGATGAACTGATTTTGATCTCTCAGGATACCACCTGGTATGGGCGTGATTTACAGGAACGCAGTAGCTTAACAGCACTTCTACAGAAAATTTTAAACAGCTGCGATGCCCCCTGGATCCGCATGCTTTACCTCTATCCGACCTTGGTTAAGCAAGAGCTGTTAAGCTTGATCGCTCAAGACGATCGCCTGTTGCCTTACTTTGATATCCCCCTGCAACATGCAGACTCCAATGTGCTCAAGCGTATGCAGCGTAGTGAACGGCTTGAGACCGTGCGTCAAATGGTGGCGGATATTCGGAGCACAGTACCCGGCGCGATTATACGCTCCACGTTTATTGTGGGTTTTCCGGGGGAGACCGAGCAAGAGTTCCAAACCCTGCTGGACTTTATTCAAGAGAGCCAGTTGGACTGGGTGGGGGTCTTTACCTACTCGGATGAAGAGGGAACGGCAGCGTTTAATCTACCCAATAAAGTCTCTTCAACCGAGGCTGAGTCCCGTCGGGAGCGGTTGATGGCCATGCAACAGCCCATTACTAGCCAACGTTTAAAGCGTTGGCTGGGGCAGACTATGGCGGTGTTGGTTGAAGAGTTTGATGAAGAGCATGCCTGCTTTGTGGGACGTTTCTGGGGGCAGGCCCCAGAGGTGGATGGGCAGGTGCTTATTCAGGCCAACGAGGCGTTGGAACCTGGACATTTTGTGCCCGTCTCCATTACCGAAGTGCTTGGCTATGATCTCTATGGAGATTTGGTCGATCTGGCGGATCTTCCTGAAGAGGTGTAA